The DNA region AGTTCACAAGATATGATGCTGAGTTCGCAATTGCATCAATACTGTATTTCGTTGAACAGTATTTTACCAAGATTGATACCGAGGTTACAAGTTACTACACGGTATCAATAGACCTTAGCGAATAGATTGCCCAACAAGACGCTGTACCTGACCTGAAAATCGCTGGCGCGATTTCAGGCAGGTGAGCTTGGTCGTTCGCATGAAGATGAAGGCAATCTGGTTGAACGACATCCATTTGGAGTTCCTCGGGAATCCGGAGATCGAGTCCTTTGTCCGATCGCTGGCTGACAACAAAGCTGACGGCGTGCTGATTGCCGGTGACATTGCGCAAGCACACACTGTCTCCACATATCTTTCCCGTTTACAGCACGCGCTTGCAGTCCCTATCTACTTCGTCCTTGGGAATCACGATTTTTACCACGGATCAATCGCAGGAGTCAGATCAGCCATCACAGACCTTGTTCACCAGTCCTCCAACTTGCATTGGCTAAGCGAAAGCGGTGCTGTGCCGCTAACCACTACCACGTGCCTGGTCGGGCATGACGGCTGGGGGGATGGGAGGCTTGGTGACTTCGAACACTCCGATGTTCAACTCAACGACTTCCGGCTAATCGCTGAGTTGGCTGGCCTCTGTCGAGCAGGTCTGCTTCAACGACTTACCCAGCTTGGTGATGAAGCGGCAGAGCACTTCAAGTCAGTCCTCCCCGACGCCCTTCAGTCTGCGGAACATGTGGTGGTCCTGACCCATGTGCCGCCATTCAAGGAAGCCTCGTGGTATGACGGACGGTACTGCGATCCCGACTGGTTGCCGTTTTTTTCCTGCAAGGCCGTGGGAGATGTCTTAGCCGAGGCGATGCGCAATCATCCTGATAAGAGAATGACCGTGCTCTGTGGGCACACTCATGGAGGAGGGAGATCCGAGATTCTTCCGAACCTTGTCACATTCACTGGACCGGCTGAGTATGGCCGCCCAGCAATTCAGAAGGTATTCGAATGGGACTGAATGCAAACGCCTGGTTCTCAACCGGGACGTTGGTGCAAAGTGAACTTTTCATAAGCGAGGGCATTGAAATTTTGAAAGGAATCTTGGTTGAAGAAATGATTGGAGGTAAGTTATGTTAGGTTTTAGGGGATTTAGAGTATGGGATCATAACCATACATTCCTTGTCTCCCGGTATTAAAAATTGAATAGAGAGCGAGTCCAGGGATGCCTTTCGGAGGATGATTCCTTTTCATGATCAAGATCAATGAAAGAATAATGATAACCATCGTTCCCTTCTGGATGGACTTGAGCGCGAGTGTTTTTTACCTGGCTGCTCCCCTGGTGGTCATCGACCTCGGGGGCAATCCGATTGAGCTGGGTTTGATCGGAACGATTACCGCCTCGGTTCATATGATCCTGGCCCATCTGGCGGGCCGCCTTTCGGACCGGTTCGGAAGGCGCGCGCTGATTGTTGCCGGTCCTTTCATCTTCGGGGGTTCATGCCTGCTGATGACCCAGGCCGGAGAGGTGAAGCAGGTCCTGGCTCTTGCCGCTCTAAATGGTTTGGGCATGGCCATTTTCTGGCCTTCCTTCCAGGCCTGGATCGCTGAAATGCAGACCGGTTCGGGTCTGGCCCGGAAAATCGGAAGCTTCAACATGTCCTGGACAGCCTCCCATCTCATCGGCCCGACTCTGTCCGGGCTCCTCTTCGGGCTTCATCCCCGCCTCCCTTTCTGGGCCGCTGCGGCTCTTTCCCTTCTGCTTTTCCTTCTTTTGTGGGCATCGTTGAGCGACAGGGAGCCCCAGCCGGAAAAAATAAAGGAATCTTTTCTCCAGGAGGGTAAGGAATCCGGCGGGCCCATGACCTTCCTCTACGCCATTTGGATCGCCAACTTTGCCTCCTTTTTTATCCTGGGAAATGCCCGGTATCAATTTCCCAAACTGGCCCGGGAATTAACCATGAGCCCCTATGCCATCGGGTTGCTCATGAGCTGCATCGGCCTGGCTCAATTCCTGGGGTTCTTTTTCCTGCGGGGAAGCGATCGCTGGCACTTCAATAAATTTTATCTCCTCGGCGCTCAACTATTGGCCGCAACAGGGTTGGTTTTGGTTTTTTCCTTCAGTCAGCAGCTGGTCTTTACCTCCGCCTTCATCATGCTTGGCCTTTGTGCCAGCCTGACTTACTATTCCAGCCTGTATTATTCGGTCCGTCTCCTGAAGAGAAAAGGGAAGGGAACCGGCCTGCACGAATCCATCCTGGGAAGCGGGGTGGTATTGGGCCCGCTTCTCGGCGGGATCGTGGCCCATTCCGCCGGCCTGCGGGCCCCTTATATTCTCTGCCTGGCAGTCCTGGCCGGGGTGATTGCGGTTGAATTCGTCCTTATCAGGAGAAAAGGAAAACTGTCGCCAAGGGAAAGGTATACCTCCGGAATCGGACCTGAGGTGCTCTAAGGTTTTAGCTCTCACCTTCTGCGCTTTACCTTTGGCCTTCATACGAGGTTGGCTACTTGCCGCGCAGCGATGGCGACTGGGTCCCAGACGGGGGAAAAGGGAGGGGAGTACCCTAAATCCAGGTTGATGACATCCTCCACCGTCATCCCGCCCTGAAGGGCCGTGGCGAGCATGTCGATCCGTTTTCCCGCCCCCTCCTTGCCAACGATCTGACCACCGAGGAGACGTCCGCTACCTTTTTCGGCCAGGATTTTTACTGTAATCTGGCCCGTGCCGGGGTAGTAGCGGGCTCGAGTCTGGCTGGCAATTTTGGCACTGACGTAAGGAAACCCGAGCTGCTGCAGCTCCTTTTCCTGGAGCCCGGTTCGCGCTACTTCCCAGTCGAAAACTTTGACCATGGCCGTTCCCACAACTCCGGGAAAGGTGGCTTGCCCCCCTGCAATGTTGATTCCGGCTACCCGTCCTTGCTTGTTGGCCACGGTTCCCAGGGCAAGGGAAAAGGGGCGTCGGCTGACTCGATGGAATGATTCAGCACAATTTCCCGCCGACCAAATTCCGGCAATTTCAGTCTGCATGCGGTTGTCGATTTTGATGCCTCCCGTTTCCCCCAACGGGATCCCGGCCTGAGCAGCCAAAGCCGAATTGGGACGTACGCCGAGACCAATGAGAACAAGATCTGCCGGAAGGGTCCTTTTGTCCGTGGTAACTCCACGGATGGTTCCCTCAACCGCTTCAAAACTGATGAGCGATTCTCCCAGGTAAAGTTGAATCCCGGCGGCCACCAGGGCGTCCGCAAGAGGAGCAGCCATGTCGGCGTCCAAAGTATTCATCACCTGGGCCGTCTTTTCGACCAGGGATACCTCCAGGCCGCGCCGGACCAGATTTTCCGCCATCTCCAGCCCGATGTAGCCTCCCCCGATGATCACTACCTTTTTGGGTTGGGCCTCGTCCACGGCTCGTCGTACCTCGAGCCCGCTCTGGAGGGTAGTCAGTTCGTACACTCCCCTGGCGTCCAGCCCGGGAACCTTCGGACGAATCGGGATCGCGCCGGTGGCGATCATGAGCTGATCGAAAGTCTCCCAGGCGCTCCGCCCTCTTTTTAGATCTTCTACCTTTACTCTTCTTTTTTGGATATCAACCTCGTCCACCCTATGGAAGATGCGGGCATCGATTCCCTGCTTCCGGAAGGCCTCGGGGGAGCGGACCACCAGTGATTGGGCATCATCGACAACCCTGCCGATGTAATAAGGCATGGCTCAAGCGGAATAGGAGGTGTGGGGACTCTGTTCCAAGGCGATGATTTCCAGCTCCGGGCGCTGACGGCCAGCCTGGGAGGCAGCGCTCATTCCTGCGGCATTCCCGCCGATTACGATTAAACGTTCTTTAGGCATGGTTCATTATCTCCTTGATGCGCTTTGTTTTCAGAAAAAGACCTTTAAGTTAACCTGGCGATCTCCGGGACAGAGGGCTAAGTAATATTTTTGGTCACAATTCTATCTGGACGGCCGCAAGGATATGCGGAAGCCCTTGCAGAGCAATCAAGACTTCCTGGGAAACCGGCCCATCCACGTGGACCAGAGAGATGGCTGTTCCGCCGATCTGGTCCCGGCTCAAATGCATCTGGCCGATATTGATCCCGTGGGAAGCCAGAGTGCTGCCCACGTTTCCGATCACGCCGCGTTTATCCTGGTTGTGGAGGAAGAGGATATTCCCTGCGGGAACCGCTTCGGTGACGAATTCGTTGATGCGCACGATCCGCGGCTCGTTTTTGCCGAAGAGAGTGCCGGCCACTGTGTTTTGGGCGCTCTCGGTCAGAACCTTAACGGTCAGCAGGGTGGTATAATCCTCGGAGGCACGGCTTTTCGATTCCACGATTTTGATCCCCCGTTCCTTGGCCAAAATGGGGGCATTGACGTAATTCACCTTTTCTTCGAGGATGGGATCGAGAAGACCTTTCAGGAGGGACATGGCAATCATGGGGGTGTCCATGTCCACAACGCTGCCGCTGTAAGTAAGATGAACCTCCTGGATGCTTCCGGGGGTAATCTGAGCCTGGAACTTGCCCATCTTCTCGGCGAGTAGAAGGTAGGGGTTGAGGAGGGCGAGAATCTCCGCGCTCACGGAAGGAAGGTTAACGGCATGGCGAGCGGTTCCTTGGAGAAGATATTCCACCACTTGTTCGGCAATGGCTACGGAAACCTTAACCTGGGCCTGGGTAGTGGAAGCCCCCAGGTGAGGGGTGCAGATGACCTGGTCCAATTCCAGGAGCGGACTCTTGCCGGGAGGTTCCTTTTCGAAAACATCCAGGGCTGCCCCGGCGACTTTGCCGCTGATGATGGCCTCGTGGAGAGCCACTTCATCAATAATGCCTCCGCGGGCGCAGTTAATAATGTAAACGCCTTTTTTCATCTTGGCGAAGGCGGAGGCGTTTAATAAATTTTTCGTACTGGGGGTCAGCGGCGTATGCATGGTGATAAAATCGGAACGGGCGAAAAGGTCATCCAGCGAAAGCAATTCCACATTCTTTTTGGCCGCGACTTCCGAGGAAAGATAGGGATCATAACCGATCACTTTCATGCCCAAGGATTCGGCATGTTGGGCCACAACCGCGCCGATGTTGCCCAGGCCGATGATGCCTAAGGTGCGGTCACTAATTTCGGTACCCATAAAACGGTTTTTCTCCCATTGGCCGGCCCTGATGGAGGCCGTAGCCTGGGGAATATGCCTGGCCAAGGCGAGGATCAGGGAAAGGGTATGTTCCGCCGCCGAGAGGGTGTTCCCGCCGGGGGTGTTCATGACGACCACGCCTCTTTTGGAAGCAGACGGCAGGGCTATGTTATCCACCCCTGATCCGGCTCGCCCAATTACCCGGAGGTTATCCGCGACGGCAATAACCTCGGGGGTAACTTTGGTGGCGCTGCGGACAATCAGGCCATGATAGTTTTTGATGATGGCTTTGAGCTCATCGGCCGGGACTTTGGCCCTTACGTCGGCCTCGATCCCCGGCGCCTGTTCTAAAATGGCTTTCCCTTCCGGCGCAATGTTATCGCTCACCAGCACCTTGAGGGTTGTATTCATTTTCATCTCCTTTCGAAAACCAAATTATTACCCAGCTAATTTACTCCGATTTTTGTCTTTGGTTCAAGATGAATCTTACGGTTTATTGTTAGCGCGCATAAAAGGATCCCGGAACCCTAAGAGGTTTACTTCTGCCAGACCTTTACTCTGAATGAAAACTTTTAAAAGGGTTCCCATGCCACCGGGAACCAGGAAACTTTTCATGGCCAGCTTATTTTTTAAAAATTCCGGACTGGAAGGGCAAGGTGAGTTTTTTTCGCCATTCTCCAAATCATCCAACAAACCCAGGGCAGCTAAAAATTTGTATTGCTCTGGGCAACCCATTGGGCGCAGCCCGACGGTTTCTCCCTTTCTTCTCAAGGCGCTGAAGTTTACATGCGTGGTCATGTCCTGGTAGCCAATGCGCTCGTAAGGGTTGGTAGAAGTTGTATGGCGGAAATAACAAAGGAGGGTCCCTTGCCGGCGGGCAGGGTGATATAGCTCTTCAGCCTCATAACCGTAATCGATGGTCAGGACGAATCCACGCTGCAGAGTTTGACTCACGCCCGCGATCCATTCTAAAGCCTTTAAATTGGCCTCGGCACGTTGCCCTTCTTCCAAAGGGCAGGCGTAGGCGTGGAAATAATCTTGGAGGAGGGGG from Deltaproteobacteria bacterium includes:
- a CDS encoding metallophosphoesterase — translated: MKAIWLNDIHLEFLGNPEIESFVRSLADNKADGVLIAGDIAQAHTVSTYLSRLQHALAVPIYFVLGNHDFYHGSIAGVRSAITDLVHQSSNLHWLSESGAVPLTTTTCLVGHDGWGDGRLGDFEHSDVQLNDFRLIAELAGLCRAGLLQRLTQLGDEAAEHFKSVLPDALQSAEHVVVLTHVPPFKEASWYDGRYCDPDWLPFFSCKAVGDVLAEAMRNHPDKRMTVLCGHTHGGGRSEILPNLVTFTGPAEYGRPAIQKVFEWD
- a CDS encoding MFS transporter → MIKINERIMITIVPFWMDLSASVFYLAAPLVVIDLGGNPIELGLIGTITASVHMILAHLAGRLSDRFGRRALIVAGPFIFGGSCLLMTQAGEVKQVLALAALNGLGMAIFWPSFQAWIAEMQTGSGLARKIGSFNMSWTASHLIGPTLSGLLFGLHPRLPFWAAAALSLLLFLLLWASLSDREPQPEKIKESFLQEGKESGGPMTFLYAIWIANFASFFILGNARYQFPKLARELTMSPYAIGLLMSCIGLAQFLGFFFLRGSDRWHFNKFYLLGAQLLAATGLVLVFSFSQQLVFTSAFIMLGLCASLTYYSSLYYSVRLLKRKGKGTGLHESILGSGVVLGPLLGGIVAHSAGLRAPYILCLAVLAGVIAVEFVLIRRKGKLSPRERYTSGIGPEVL
- a CDS encoding FAD-dependent oxidoreductase, giving the protein MPKERLIVIGGNAAGMSAASQAGRQRPELEIIALEQSPHTSYSAUAMPYYIGRVVDDAQSLVVRSPEAFRKQGIDARIFHRVDEVDIQKRRVKVEDLKRGRSAWETFDQLMIATGAIPIRPKVPGLDARGVYELTTLQSGLEVRRAVDEAQPKKVVIIGGGYIGLEMAENLVRRGLEVSLVEKTAQVMNTLDADMAAPLADALVAAGIQLYLGESLISFEAVEGTIRGVTTDKRTLPADLVLIGLGVRPNSALAAQAGIPLGETGGIKIDNRMQTEIAGIWSAGNCAESFHRVSRRPFSLALGTVANKQGRVAGINIAGGQATFPGVVGTAMVKVFDWEVARTGLQEKELQQLGFPYVSAKIASQTRARYYPGTGQITVKILAEKGSGRLLGGQIVGKEGAGKRIDMLATALQGGMTVEDVINLDLGYSPPFSPVWDPVAIAARQVANLV
- the serA gene encoding phosphoglycerate dehydrogenase, with the protein product MNTTLKVLVSDNIAPEGKAILEQAPGIEADVRAKVPADELKAIIKNYHGLIVRSATKVTPEVIAVADNLRVIGRAGSGVDNIALPSASKRGVVVMNTPGGNTLSAAEHTLSLILALARHIPQATASIRAGQWEKNRFMGTEISDRTLGIIGLGNIGAVVAQHAESLGMKVIGYDPYLSSEVAAKKNVELLSLDDLFARSDFITMHTPLTPSTKNLLNASAFAKMKKGVYIINCARGGIIDEVALHEAIISGKVAGAALDVFEKEPPGKSPLLELDQVICTPHLGASTTQAQVKVSVAIAEQVVEYLLQGTARHAVNLPSVSAEILALLNPYLLLAEKMGKFQAQITPGSIQEVHLTYSGSVVDMDTPMIAMSLLKGLLDPILEEKVNYVNAPILAKERGIKIVESKSRASEDYTTLLTVKVLTESAQNTVAGTLFGKNEPRIVRINEFVTEAVPAGNILFLHNQDKRGVIGNVGSTLASHGINIGQMHLSRDQIGGTAISLVHVDGPVSQEVLIALQGLPHILAAVQIEL